One region of Endozoicomonas sp. Mp262 genomic DNA includes:
- the uvrD gene encoding DNA helicase II, with the protein MDVTPILDSLNDAQREAVTSPVSSMLVLAGAGSGKTRVLVHRIAWLVQAEAMSPYSIMAVTFTNKAAAEMRSRIESLLGIPPRGMWVGTFHGLSHRLLRSHWKDARLPESFQILDSDDQLRIIKRIMRSMQLDEQKWPPRQAQWYINSKKDEGLRPDYIEPGYDPFEKTMLTVYRAYHEYCEQAGVVDFGELLLRAHELMLKRSDILQHYQQRFRYVLVDEFQDTNAVQYAWLRLLTGDQDKLMVVGDDDQSIYGWRGARIENIRQFSADFSKAKTIRLEQNYRSTGAILKAANAVIANNPDRLGKELWTDGNDGDPINLYAGFNEMDEARFITDRIKDAIKKGTSRSDIAILYRSNAQSRILEEAMLKAAIPYRIYGGQRFFERAEIKNALAYLRLTSNPHDNTSIERVINIPTRGIGEKTVEKLREVARSQDVSLWSAINHLTKHSQIGGKAGRSLASFVELIQSLSNSGDELELGELADNVVTMTGLIDHHGKEKGEKGRARIENLEELVTACRQFDMDDMDLEESDAPMSPLDAFLAHAALESGESQADQFSDSVQMMTLHSAKGLEFSTVFLAGVEEGLFPHKMSLDEGNLEEERRLCYVGITRAMEQLYLTYAETRRLYGSESRNRPSRFIKEIPGELIQEVRLGGRITRPVAVRKNPASPDHGLSLGQRVHHDVFGEGVVVNYEGEGKQARIQINFDTEGSKWLMMAYANLQAV; encoded by the coding sequence ATGGATGTAACACCAATTCTTGACTCCCTGAATGACGCCCAGCGCGAGGCGGTCACTTCACCTGTATCCTCCATGCTGGTTCTGGCCGGCGCCGGCAGTGGCAAGACCCGTGTACTTGTTCACCGTATCGCCTGGCTGGTACAAGCTGAGGCTATGTCCCCCTATTCCATTATGGCAGTAACCTTTACCAATAAAGCGGCAGCAGAAATGCGCTCGCGCATTGAATCGCTACTGGGTATTCCCCCCCGGGGAATGTGGGTAGGCACCTTCCACGGCCTGTCACATCGGTTGCTACGGTCTCACTGGAAAGATGCACGGCTCCCGGAAAGCTTCCAGATTCTCGACAGTGATGATCAGCTAAGGATTATCAAGCGAATTATGCGTTCCATGCAGCTGGATGAGCAGAAGTGGCCTCCCCGGCAGGCCCAGTGGTATATCAATAGTAAAAAGGATGAAGGGCTGAGGCCTGACTACATCGAGCCAGGCTATGATCCCTTTGAAAAGACCATGCTCACCGTTTACCGGGCATACCATGAATACTGTGAACAAGCCGGTGTGGTGGACTTTGGAGAGCTACTGCTCAGGGCTCATGAATTGATGCTGAAACGTTCTGATATTCTCCAGCATTACCAGCAACGCTTTCGCTATGTTCTGGTGGATGAGTTTCAGGATACTAACGCGGTGCAATACGCCTGGCTGAGGCTATTAACCGGTGACCAGGATAAACTGATGGTTGTGGGTGATGATGATCAGTCTATCTATGGCTGGCGAGGCGCCCGGATAGAAAATATACGTCAGTTTTCTGCTGATTTCTCCAAAGCAAAAACCATTCGACTTGAACAGAATTACCGGTCAACTGGCGCTATTCTGAAAGCAGCCAATGCTGTGATAGCCAATAACCCGGACCGCCTGGGCAAAGAACTGTGGACTGACGGCAATGATGGCGATCCCATCAATTTATACGCTGGCTTTAATGAAATGGATGAAGCCCGTTTTATTACCGATCGTATAAAGGACGCCATCAAGAAAGGGACAAGCCGTTCAGACATCGCCATTCTTTACCGCTCAAATGCCCAATCACGTATTCTTGAAGAAGCTATGCTGAAAGCCGCCATTCCCTACCGGATTTATGGTGGACAGCGCTTCTTCGAGCGGGCAGAAATCAAAAATGCCCTCGCCTATCTTCGTCTTACTAGCAACCCCCACGACAACACCTCCATTGAGCGAGTCATCAATATTCCCACCCGGGGCATTGGTGAAAAGACGGTGGAGAAGCTAAGGGAAGTGGCGCGAAGTCAGGATGTATCACTCTGGTCAGCAATTAACCATCTCACAAAACACTCACAAATAGGAGGTAAAGCGGGTCGCTCTTTAGCCAGCTTCGTTGAACTCATCCAATCCCTCAGCAATTCTGGTGATGAGCTGGAGCTGGGAGAGCTGGCAGACAATGTAGTGACCATGACCGGCCTGATAGACCACCACGGTAAAGAAAAAGGGGAAAAAGGAAGGGCCAGAATTGAGAACCTGGAAGAACTGGTCACTGCCTGTCGACAATTCGATATGGATGATATGGATCTGGAGGAAAGCGACGCTCCCATGTCCCCTCTGGATGCATTCCTGGCTCATGCCGCACTGGAGTCAGGGGAAAGCCAGGCCGATCAGTTCTCAGACAGTGTCCAGATGATGACCCTGCACTCAGCTAAGGGACTTGAATTTTCCACCGTATTTCTTGCCGGTGTGGAAGAAGGCCTGTTTCCTCACAAGATGTCTCTGGATGAGGGCAACCTTGAAGAAGAGCGCCGGCTTTGTTACGTAGGTATTACCCGGGCCATGGAGCAACTGTATCTGACCTACGCTGAAACCCGGCGGCTCTACGGCTCAGAAAGCCGTAACCGGCCATCCCGGTTTATTAAGGAAATTCCCGGAGAGCTGATTCAGGAAGTCAGACTAGGTGGCAGAATCACCCGGCCTGTTGCTGTTCGTAAGAACCCCGCATCACCGGATCATGGACTATCCCTTGGCCAGAGGGTTCACCATGATGTTTTTGGAGAAGGCGTAGTAGTCAACTATGAAGGGGAAGGCAAACAAGCCAGAATCCAGATTAACTTTGATACTGAAGGTAGCAAGTGGCTGATGATGGCTTACGCTAACTTGCAGGCGGTTTAA
- a CDS encoding IS1380 family transposase, with the protein MKLKIEQSQTEFYTPVAGLYFVGHALNKKTALSKSLRKIKKRHRITHIDLIRAYCGQLAQGKSDFDNVDNNRDNDWFRLAMGIKQMPSASRLRQRFNEDAAQLIPFIEDSLTDVLVNLQVPVTPLPKKLDKKQHIPLDIDVFPMDNSNTKKEGVEYTYKKFFGYAPIAAYFGCEGWCLGCELRPGSQHSQNDFIGFLQAVLHRSRRLTRAPILVRLDSGHDAEESRREIAGFKGVNHIIKLNPRKYHTKEHWLPIFEEKQVKWEESRPGKSYATLSTVYETNYGNQRLIIRIIKRTTDTVGQRFLTPDYELEGWWTTLSEADYSDDQIINLYEDHATSEQFHSELKTDMDLERLPSGKFDTNDLVMCLGALVYNILRYMGQSCLLGPDAPVRHKAKRRRLKTVIQELIYLAARLLKKGHQYRLRFGRYCPGFRSFHQLISQHALC; encoded by the coding sequence GTGAAACTGAAAATTGAACAATCACAGACGGAATTTTATACACCGGTCGCAGGGCTTTATTTCGTTGGTCATGCACTCAACAAAAAGACAGCGTTAAGCAAATCCCTGCGCAAAATAAAAAAAAGGCACCGTATCACTCATATCGACCTGATCAGAGCTTACTGCGGCCAACTGGCTCAGGGTAAAAGTGATTTTGATAATGTTGATAATAACCGGGATAACGACTGGTTCCGGTTGGCAATGGGCATTAAACAAATGCCTTCAGCCAGCCGCTTAAGACAGCGTTTCAATGAAGATGCCGCCCAACTGATTCCTTTCATCGAGGACAGCCTTACCGATGTCCTGGTTAATCTTCAGGTGCCCGTCACACCCCTTCCGAAAAAACTCGATAAGAAGCAGCACATACCACTGGATATCGACGTATTCCCTATGGATAACAGCAATACCAAAAAGGAGGGGGTCGAGTACACGTATAAAAAATTCTTTGGTTATGCCCCTATTGCCGCTTACTTTGGCTGCGAAGGCTGGTGCCTGGGATGTGAATTACGCCCAGGCTCTCAGCACTCCCAGAATGATTTTATTGGCTTTTTACAAGCAGTGCTGCACCGCAGCCGACGTTTGACCCGAGCGCCTATTCTGGTTCGCCTTGATAGTGGCCACGATGCTGAGGAATCGCGCCGGGAAATCGCCGGGTTCAAAGGTGTGAATCACATTATCAAGCTCAACCCAAGAAAGTATCACACCAAGGAACACTGGCTCCCCATTTTTGAAGAAAAGCAAGTCAAATGGGAGGAGTCGCGTCCAGGAAAGAGTTATGCGACACTCTCAACCGTCTATGAAACCAACTATGGTAACCAGCGTCTGATTATTCGCATTATCAAGCGTACCACTGATACTGTAGGGCAGAGATTTCTGACACCCGATTATGAGCTGGAAGGATGGTGGACAACACTCAGCGAAGCTGACTACAGCGATGATCAGATCATTAATCTTTATGAGGATCATGCGACCAGCGAGCAGTTTCACAGTGAGTTGAAGACTGATATGGATTTAGAGCGCCTGCCTTCAGGCAAGTTTGACACCAACGACCTGGTGATGTGTTTGGGTGCACTGGTCTATAACATTCTGCGCTACATGGGGCAGAGTTGCTTGCTCGGGCCAGATGCGCCGGTACGTCATAAAGCCAAACGACGCCGGTTAAAAACCGTGATACAGGAACTCATCTACCTGGCTGCCCGTCTTCTGAAAAAAGGACATCAATACCGGCTACGCTTTGGTCGTTACTGTCCTGGTTTCAGGTCTTTCCATCAATTAATAAGCCAGCATGCACTTTGTTGA
- a CDS encoding 1-deoxy-D-xylulose-5-phosphate synthase, with protein MGNYQQDQEFDGEEAVPSEFKLSRSRIMYIEDKSEGLEGDARIGRVYSSKSGKTLYYRGKKFQSLKGSGFKANYFDVESGHHYWISGPRKDQNDRLYGGNKGVEIDKDVYEEYLQYINA; from the coding sequence ATGGGCAATTATCAGCAGGATCAGGAATTCGACGGCGAAGAAGCAGTTCCGTCAGAATTTAAATTATCTCGATCTAGAATAATGTATATCGAAGATAAGTCTGAAGGGTTGGAAGGTGATGCCCGCATTGGTAGGGTTTATTCTTCAAAGTCAGGAAAAACGCTTTACTACCGTGGGAAGAAATTTCAAAGCTTAAAAGGCAGTGGGTTTAAGGCAAACTACTTTGATGTCGAGTCTGGTCACCACTATTGGATTTCAGGACCACGTAAAGATCAAAATGATCGTCTTTATGGGGGGAACAAGGGCGTTGAAATCGATAAAGATGTTTATGAAGAGTACTTACAGTACATCAACGCTTAA
- a CDS encoding long-chain fatty acid--CoA ligase: MSNLSNFLHRSADIYPDKTAIIYGDSCISYQHLRAATSSIVKKLKAMGVTPGQSIALSCPNIPQFIMIYYGILSTGATVVPLSILLKPREIIYHLQDSEAVAYFCFEGTDELPIGHWGLEAFNETESCQSFIAITADQNAISWNEQKTLASFFNQSSTNQVFNSLPNDTAAILYTSGTTGQPKGAELSHHNLTMNTLSCMALTKSDSRDIHLVVLPLFHSFAQTVQMHHAIATSSTMVLLARFDAQTVLNTLAKEKVSIFAGVPTMYIGLNAAASHIPPELKEIISENLRICVSGGGPMPVEILNQFEKNFHITLLEGYGLSETSPAACFNSLDHERITGSIGRPIAGVQAKIIDEHGHSLPSGREGELLIKGHNVMKGYLNNPGQTEKSITDGWFHTGDIARSDKAGNLYIVDRLKDMIIRGGFNIYPREVEEVLITHPAIQMVAVIGVPDDHYVEEIMACIVLNDGAKASPDSIKEWSQKQLGSYKYPRHIKILEQLPLTSTGKILKRELRSQIIPEQL; encoded by the coding sequence ATGTCAAACCTGTCTAATTTCCTGCATAGAAGTGCGGATATTTACCCCGACAAAACAGCTATTATCTATGGTGACTCCTGTATAAGTTATCAGCATCTAAGAGCGGCGACGTCCAGTATTGTCAAAAAACTAAAGGCTATGGGAGTCACTCCTGGCCAAAGCATTGCCTTAAGCTGCCCGAATATTCCCCAATTCATTATGATTTACTATGGAATACTAAGTACCGGGGCAACCGTTGTCCCTCTGAGCATTCTTCTTAAGCCAAGGGAAATTATCTACCATCTACAAGATAGTGAAGCTGTAGCTTATTTCTGTTTTGAAGGAACAGATGAACTTCCCATTGGTCATTGGGGGTTAGAAGCTTTTAATGAGACTGAGAGCTGCCAGTCATTTATAGCCATTACAGCAGATCAAAATGCTATCAGCTGGAACGAACAGAAGACTCTAGCCAGCTTTTTCAATCAATCATCTACAAACCAGGTTTTCAATTCATTACCGAATGATACTGCTGCCATTCTTTATACATCAGGAACAACAGGGCAACCAAAGGGAGCAGAATTAAGTCATCACAATTTGACCATGAACACATTGAGCTGCATGGCTCTTACCAAAAGTGACTCCCGAGATATTCATTTAGTTGTACTGCCTTTATTTCACTCCTTTGCTCAAACAGTACAGATGCATCATGCCATTGCCACCAGCTCAACCATGGTCTTATTGGCACGCTTTGATGCCCAGACTGTACTTAATACGCTTGCCAAAGAAAAAGTCTCCATCTTTGCGGGTGTGCCAACCATGTACATTGGCCTGAATGCAGCGGCCTCACATATTCCTCCCGAGCTAAAAGAGATAATTAGCGAGAACTTACGGATCTGTGTCAGCGGGGGAGGGCCTATGCCTGTGGAAATATTGAACCAGTTCGAAAAGAACTTTCATATCACCCTACTTGAGGGCTACGGACTATCGGAAACATCACCTGCTGCCTGCTTTAACTCTCTTGACCATGAGCGTATAACCGGATCAATAGGCCGTCCAATAGCTGGTGTCCAGGCAAAAATCATTGACGAGCATGGCCATTCCCTTCCTTCAGGTCGAGAGGGAGAACTGCTTATCAAAGGGCATAATGTAATGAAGGGCTACCTTAATAATCCCGGGCAAACAGAAAAAAGCATTACAGACGGCTGGTTTCACACCGGCGACATTGCCCGAAGTGATAAGGCAGGCAATCTCTATATCGTTGATCGGCTTAAAGATATGATCATCAGAGGGGGCTTTAATATTTATCCAAGAGAAGTTGAAGAAGTATTAATTACACACCCGGCTATTCAGATGGTTGCAGTGATTGGTGTGCCCGATGATCACTATGTAGAAGAAATTATGGCCTGCATAGTCTTGAATGACGGAGCTAAAGCCTCTCCTGACAGCATTAAAGAGTGGTCACAAAAACAGCTAGGAAGCTACAAATATCCCCGCCATATCAAAATTTTAGAACAACTCCCCCTGACCTCAACGGGAAAAATATTAAAACGGGAACTGCGTTCCCAGATAATCCCGGAACAGCTATAA
- the murI gene encoding glutamate racemase has protein sequence MQKQTQPIIIFDSGVGGLTIYQEVKQMLPSLKVIYCSDSAGFPYGSRSESEVVDRTCHYLAELTRRYDPSLVVIACNTASTVSLPRVRQILDIPVVGVVPAIKTASERSEKRCIGLLATPGTVRREYTDQLIHDFASDCQVIRVGSSELVHLAEQYLRGESIAQEVLKAIVAPFFAGKLRPDVIVLGCTHFPLLRDLLQSVVPCPVDWVDSGAAIARRVSYLLGMAPEEKAGAIRDIFIHTGELSDNGKIAPALETMGFARLISFDYQGALI, from the coding sequence ATGCAGAAGCAGACACAACCCATTATCATCTTTGACTCCGGGGTGGGAGGATTGACTATCTATCAGGAGGTTAAGCAAATGCTGCCTTCCCTGAAAGTGATTTACTGCTCAGATAGCGCAGGTTTTCCCTACGGTTCACGCTCTGAGAGTGAGGTGGTTGACCGAACCTGTCACTACCTGGCAGAACTCACCCGTCGATATGACCCCTCATTGGTGGTGATTGCCTGTAATACAGCCAGTACCGTTTCTTTGCCTCGAGTAAGGCAAATCCTCGATATTCCTGTAGTTGGCGTTGTACCGGCTATTAAAACCGCCAGTGAACGTTCAGAAAAACGGTGTATAGGTCTGCTGGCGACACCAGGTACTGTTCGCAGGGAGTATACAGATCAGCTGATTCATGATTTTGCCAGTGATTGCCAGGTGATCAGGGTGGGCTCCAGTGAACTGGTTCATCTTGCCGAACAGTATTTGCGGGGTGAATCCATTGCTCAAGAAGTCCTGAAAGCCATTGTTGCGCCTTTTTTTGCAGGGAAACTCCGGCCGGATGTCATTGTGCTGGGCTGTACCCACTTTCCTCTGCTCAGGGATCTCCTGCAGTCTGTGGTTCCATGCCCGGTGGATTGGGTGGACTCAGGCGCTGCGATTGCTCGCAGGGTCTCTTATTTGCTGGGGATGGCTCCTGAGGAAAAAGCGGGAGCGATCAGGGATATCTTCATCCACACCGGGGAATTGTCTGATAATGGGAAAATAGCCCCGGCCCTGGAAACTATGGGCTTTGCCAGGCTAATTAGTTTTGATTATCAGGGCGCTTTGATTTAA
- a CDS encoding SulP family inorganic anion transporter — MFDLQASKVASLKNDLLSGLTVALALVPEAVAFAFVAGVEPLVGLYAAFMVGLITAAIGGRPGMISGATGALAVVMVSLVANHGVEYLFSAVVLMGLFQILAGLLKLGKFIRMVPHPVMLGFVNGLAIVIFLAQLGQFGIHGEAGWLTGTLMEGSVIDVAWMQGESLYMMLGLVALTMAIIHFLPKLTTAIPSSLVAIVTVSGLVIFLGLDTRNVGDVAKIAGGLPSFHIPLVPFNLETLTIILPYSLILAAIGLIESLLTLRMVDEITETHGSSNRECVGQGVANIVTGFFGGMGGCAMIGQSMINVNSGGRGRLSGIAAALFLLVFILVGSTLIEKIPVAALVGVMFIVVLGTFEWASFRIIRKVPKGDAFVLILVSAVTVVTDLAVAVLIGVIVSALVFAWKHAKQIRVEKLEDDKGSTVYKVHGPLFFGATSHFLKQFSPRDDNQDVIVDFADSRVCDHSGLEAIDALAERYMNSGRRVHLRHLSFDCQQLLSKAGNLVEVNVIEDPRYFVATNA, encoded by the coding sequence TTGTTCGATTTACAGGCAAGTAAGGTTGCCAGTCTCAAGAATGACTTATTGTCGGGGCTGACAGTTGCCCTGGCTCTAGTGCCTGAGGCTGTAGCTTTTGCATTTGTGGCAGGTGTAGAACCCCTGGTTGGACTCTATGCTGCTTTTATGGTTGGGCTTATTACCGCTGCCATTGGTGGTCGTCCGGGAATGATATCCGGTGCAACCGGGGCCCTGGCGGTGGTTATGGTCTCTCTGGTGGCTAACCATGGCGTTGAGTATCTTTTTTCTGCTGTTGTCCTCATGGGACTCTTTCAGATTCTCGCAGGCCTATTAAAGCTGGGGAAGTTTATCCGAATGGTACCCCATCCGGTCATGCTTGGATTTGTTAACGGCCTGGCAATCGTTATCTTCCTGGCCCAGCTGGGACAGTTTGGTATCCACGGGGAAGCCGGCTGGTTAACGGGCACCCTTATGGAAGGCAGTGTTATTGATGTTGCTTGGATGCAGGGTGAGTCCCTTTATATGATGCTGGGGCTGGTGGCGTTGACCATGGCTATTATTCACTTCCTGCCAAAACTGACGACAGCTATCCCATCATCTCTGGTAGCCATCGTTACTGTAAGTGGCCTGGTCATCTTCCTGGGACTGGATACCCGGAATGTGGGTGATGTTGCAAAGATTGCGGGAGGATTACCCAGCTTTCATATACCTTTAGTGCCCTTCAATCTGGAGACTTTAACCATCATTCTTCCTTACTCCCTGATTCTTGCAGCCATTGGCCTGATTGAATCGCTATTGACGCTACGCATGGTAGATGAAATCACTGAAACCCATGGTAGCAGTAACCGTGAATGTGTAGGGCAGGGTGTTGCCAATATTGTTACCGGATTCTTTGGTGGGATGGGCGGCTGTGCCATGATCGGCCAGAGTATGATTAATGTGAACTCCGGTGGTCGTGGTCGTCTCTCTGGTATTGCTGCGGCACTGTTCTTACTGGTATTTATTCTGGTAGGTTCCACTCTGATTGAAAAGATTCCTGTTGCGGCACTGGTGGGAGTCATGTTTATTGTTGTACTCGGTACCTTTGAGTGGGCCAGCTTCCGTATTATTCGCAAGGTTCCCAAAGGAGATGCTTTTGTGCTTATCCTGGTTTCTGCGGTAACAGTGGTAACGGATCTGGCTGTAGCTGTGCTAATCGGTGTCATTGTGTCTGCTCTGGTTTTTGCCTGGAAGCATGCCAAACAGATTCGGGTAGAAAAGCTTGAAGATGATAAGGGATCTACTGTGTATAAAGTCCATGGCCCTCTGTTTTTTGGTGCCACCAGTCATTTCCTTAAGCAATTCAGCCCCAGGGATGATAACCAGGATGTGATTGTGGATTTTGCAGACTCCAGGGTTTGTGACCACTCTGGCCTTGAGGCTATAGATGCGTTGGCAGAGCGCTATATGAACAGTGGCCGTAGAGTGCATTTACGCCACCTGAGTTTTGACTGTCAGCAGCTTCTGAGTAAAGCTGGAAATCTGGTTGAAGTGAATGTGATTGAGGATCCACGGTACTTTGTTGCCACCAATGCCTGA
- the cdd gene encoding cytidine deaminase: protein MIAPAFHEQLSQYPANAVAILNNLKNQQGRLDPDQLQKLMVCLDLSWEPLLKTLLTLAASLSTNPVSRFAVGAIVEGYREHGHGPLYFGANLEMAGHPLKYAIHAEQAAVCNAWHQGETRIRRLIVNETPCGHCRQFLNELNEVDKTEFIVSHIGSEKKSAYGISDLLPDSFGPADLGQEDRLLSSTPVKIELPSQLIEDELAVAAARAASASYAPYSGCNSGIALRLKDGRIITGRYAANAAFNPGMPAIESALVNWRLANLTATETELTDAVLVEKNDVISHKAMTEAVLADHGIRLRYIAV, encoded by the coding sequence ATGATCGCACCTGCATTTCACGAACAACTTTCCCAATACCCGGCAAACGCTGTTGCTATCCTCAATAATCTCAAAAACCAACAGGGTCGACTTGATCCCGACCAACTTCAGAAGTTGATGGTATGCCTTGACTTGTCTTGGGAACCCTTACTAAAAACATTGCTTACCCTGGCTGCATCCTTGAGCACTAACCCTGTTTCCAGGTTTGCTGTGGGTGCGATTGTTGAAGGCTATAGAGAACATGGACACGGGCCTTTATATTTTGGCGCTAATCTGGAGATGGCAGGCCATCCCCTGAAATATGCGATCCATGCAGAACAAGCTGCCGTCTGTAATGCCTGGCATCAGGGTGAAACCCGAATCCGCCGCCTTATTGTCAATGAAACCCCATGCGGCCACTGCCGCCAGTTCCTCAACGAATTGAATGAAGTGGATAAGACTGAATTTATCGTTAGCCATATTGGTAGCGAGAAAAAATCAGCCTATGGTATTTCAGACCTTCTTCCTGATTCCTTTGGACCAGCGGATCTTGGCCAGGAAGACCGTCTTCTTTCATCAACACCCGTCAAGATTGAGCTACCCTCACAATTGATCGAGGATGAACTGGCTGTTGCCGCTGCCAGGGCTGCATCAGCCAGCTATGCCCCCTATTCCGGATGCAACTCTGGTATTGCGCTTAGACTGAAAGATGGCCGTATAATAACCGGTCGTTATGCTGCTAATGCCGCATTTAATCCGGGAATGCCCGCTATAGAGTCAGCGCTGGTGAACTGGCGCCTTGCTAATCTTACTGCCACTGAAACTGAACTAACAGATGCCGTTCTAGTGGAAAAAAATGATGTCATTTCCCACAAGGCGATGACAGAGGCAGTACTGGCCGATCATGGCATCCGGTTGAGGTACATCGCTGTATAA
- a CDS encoding cryptochrome/photolyase family protein, with amino-acid sequence MKNYKTLRLILGDQLNASHSWFSKKDKRCLYLVAELKQETDYVCHHIQKICSFFLAMKQFADALAKSGHHVHHMTLDDTAAFKDLPELIQHFVAKYGVARFEYQHPDEYRLKTQLEQLTLGKDVTVTACDTEHFLVPFSELAHYFPAGKPGRMESFYRKMRKRFDILIEDGKPVGERWNFDADNRQKLKADALEDIPEPLLFTNKVKEVLERVHRHHIRSFGHTAESILWPVTRKQGLQLLQYFCQHCLPCFGRYQDAMTGNSRHQWSLYHSRLSFALNTKMLHPMQVIQAVLSAWQSSKETISLAQVEGFIRQILGWREYIRGVYWSNMPAYSNCNALQASGDLPDFFWTGNTRMACMKQAISQSLEFAYAHHIQRLMVTGNYCLLAGINPDQVDQWYLGIYVDAIEWVELPNTRGMSQFADGGLVASKPYAASGNYINKMSDYCSGCYYQVKDKTSAKSCPLNSLYWHFMSLHRKRLEKNPRVALVYKNWDKLGKDEKSAILKRARWCLANQNSL; translated from the coding sequence ATGAAAAATTATAAAACCCTTCGGTTAATCCTGGGAGATCAGCTTAATGCCAGCCACAGTTGGTTTTCCAAAAAAGATAAGCGTTGTCTCTACCTTGTTGCTGAACTGAAGCAAGAGACAGATTATGTCTGTCACCATATACAGAAAATCTGCTCATTTTTTCTGGCAATGAAACAGTTTGCTGATGCTTTGGCCAAGTCGGGTCACCATGTTCATCATATGACTCTGGATGACACGGCGGCCTTTAAGGACTTGCCTGAATTAATTCAGCACTTTGTGGCAAAATACGGTGTTGCCCGATTTGAGTATCAACACCCTGATGAGTACAGACTAAAAACACAGCTGGAGCAGTTAACATTGGGCAAAGATGTCACTGTGACTGCTTGTGATACCGAACACTTCCTTGTTCCTTTTTCAGAGCTTGCCCACTATTTTCCAGCGGGCAAGCCCGGCAGGATGGAAAGCTTCTATCGAAAAATGCGAAAGCGTTTCGATATATTGATAGAAGACGGCAAGCCTGTTGGTGAGCGCTGGAACTTCGATGCAGATAATCGGCAGAAGCTTAAAGCGGATGCACTGGAAGATATACCGGAACCCCTGTTGTTCACAAATAAGGTTAAAGAGGTTCTGGAGAGGGTTCATCGGCACCATATCCGTTCATTCGGCCATACTGCGGAATCCATTCTTTGGCCTGTTACCAGAAAGCAAGGACTTCAGTTACTTCAGTATTTTTGTCAGCACTGCCTTCCCTGTTTTGGCCGGTATCAGGATGCCATGACGGGCAATAGTCGCCACCAATGGAGCCTTTATCACTCCCGGCTGTCTTTTGCCTTAAATACTAAAATGCTGCACCCCATGCAGGTTATTCAGGCAGTGTTATCTGCCTGGCAGAGTTCAAAAGAAACCATATCCCTTGCCCAGGTGGAAGGATTTATTCGTCAGATTCTGGGCTGGCGTGAGTATATACGGGGCGTTTATTGGTCTAATATGCCGGCTTATAGCAATTGTAATGCGTTGCAGGCCAGTGGTGATCTGCCTGATTTTTTCTGGACGGGCAATACCCGTATGGCGTGTATGAAGCAGGCTATTTCCCAGTCGTTGGAATTTGCTTATGCCCACCATATTCAACGATTGATGGTGACTGGTAATTACTGTTTACTTGCAGGAATCAACCCTGACCAGGTGGATCAGTGGTATTTGGGTATTTATGTAGATGCCATTGAATGGGTGGAGCTGCCCAATACCCGGGGAATGAGCCAGTTTGCTGATGGAGGGCTGGTGGCTTCTAAGCCTTATGCCGCCAGTGGGAATTATATTAACAAGATGAGTGATTACTGTAGTGGCTGTTATTATCAGGTAAAAGATAAAACCTCGGCTAAGTCCTGCCCTTTGAATAGCCTTTATTGGCATTTTATGTCCCTGCATCGAAAGCGGCTTGAGAAAAACCCAAGGGTGGCCCTTGTGTATAAAAATTGGGACAAGTTGGGTAAGGATGAAAAGAGTGCTATTTTAAAACGGGCACGCTGGTGCCTGGCGAACCAAAATAGCTTATAA
- a CDS encoding TraR/DksA family transcriptional regulator, whose product MEELSELQLKELKETLDTLRHELKVALEVSADSTQTVVLDQQAYGRVSRVDALQQQSMALANKEQHQAQLRKVLAALARVETGDYGYCLDCDEDIGYSRLKARPEAAYCLKCQSQREEGSRS is encoded by the coding sequence GTGGAAGAGCTAAGTGAGTTACAGCTGAAAGAACTTAAGGAGACTCTGGATACCTTACGTCATGAGCTGAAGGTGGCTTTAGAGGTATCAGCAGACTCAACCCAGACGGTTGTTCTTGACCAGCAGGCCTATGGCCGGGTCTCCAGGGTGGATGCGCTTCAGCAGCAGAGTATGGCTTTGGCAAACAAGGAGCAGCATCAGGCGCAGTTGAGGAAAGTACTGGCGGCATTAGCAAGGGTGGAAACCGGAGACTATGGCTATTGTCTGGATTGTGACGAAGACATTGGCTATTCGCGACTGAAAGCCCGGCCAGAAGCGGCTTATTGTCTAAAGTGTCAAAGTCAGAGGGAAGAAGGGAGCCGCTCATAA